CTAGGAGTGTGCATCCTTGGCTTGCTCACCCCATCCAGATGCGGTGGGCTGCTGGACCTGCTGACTGTCGAATTTGTACTCAGCTCTTCAAATTTCAATTGGGCAGCAGCAAAGGCTGGATTGCATGGCTTTCTTGCCACAAACCTTTTACCTTCCATCTCCAGTGTCTGCTCAGAATTGTATGCGTCACCACTGTCCTCATTGGACGGTTCAAATTTTCCAGGGAGTGGACAGGGATTCCTTGATGCATCATCAGCTTGGGCATATTGTTGATCCAAGGACATAAAAGGCTCGTCCACATCATTTTCAGCCTTTTGGTCAGTTACATGATCAGCATCTGCATTAGTAGTTTCGATCAACTCCGATTCAGGATCATGTTTCATTTCCATCTTAGGGCTTTCATCTGGGACACTTGCAGGAGCCTCCAAGGCACTAAAATCAGATGTCTCTACTGTTTCTTTCACATCATCAGCCACCAACTTTGGGAAAGATAGGTCTGAATCCAAAGGAACAATGTCTTCATCACACTGAGCATGTTCAGTCACTTGTTCGGTCACAGTTTCACCCATCAACTCACTATTTTCTTTATGCTCTGGCAGGTGCACCACAGTGATCGGTGGAATTAAGGCTGTCCACCTCTCCATCCATCCCCATGTAACATCAGATTCTGAAGGATCACATTTTATGCGAATGGATTTTGAAGTTGGTGTGTTGTCCATGAGCTGACAGAAGATATGCAATGTGAATATGAGGAAATCCAAACTACAGAGAGAAATATGGATATTTTTGGACTTTTAGAGTGTGGGATTCTCATGTCTCAGTCTTACCTTGAGAGCAAATCCATTGCGAAGCAATTTCTCACCTGAAGAATGAACAATAGTCTCCTGCATTGGGGAAAACAACAAGTGAACACTCAGAACTAAGTAGCAGAACTTGGTTGCAACTCTCAAGAATGTTTAGGGAACCATGTCAACCCTTTTAGGGCCTGTTCGTTTTATacccaatccatgtggattggagtgGATTGGGTGAGATTAAATCTCAAACAAGTTAAAATCCTTCCTAATTCTgttcaatctcatccaatccacatAGGATGGGAATAACCGAAGAAGGCCTTACATGTTTGATGCAGAAGATGATTGCTTATGCAAGGGATTGAATTTCACAACAGGTCAACAGCCAAAAAGATAGCAGATAAGCAACAGATGTAGCAAGTTCAAtggaaacaaaaactccagagactCATCATAGATTAACAGCTTCCAGGATGCTAGCTAACAGAGCTAGGAAAAACTGCACATAACAACTCAGATCTTACTAATGTTGCTAAGCCCTACTCAGCTGACTCAGCAAAACAACCTCATCACAACGATATAACTCATATCAATAAATATATAATCCATATCAATAAATCGCACGTGATATGGTGGGGCCAGGTAAAATGCCATTCTGTTCACAAACACTGGCCGCATAATGTACATTCATAATCCAATTCTAATGTAGCCAATGCTAAATGTTTCATAAATGATAATAATGCCTTAAACAGAAAGCCATCATTCACCTGAATCTTTCCTGGTGAATGTTGTGCTTGATGAGCCCTGATCAACCCTTGAATTTTAATAATCGCAAGCAAGCATTGTAAAGATTCTGAAGCCTGCTTTCTAACTAGATGTCCACGGATAACAGCTTGCAGTTTCACCAGATCCTTCTGATTCAGCAGCTCTTCCCTTGCCTGTAGTCATGCGGATAATTTCTTAATAATTTTACGTTGATAACGtataaataataaataatattGGATGAGGAACAGCTAAGCATAATGCTAAAAGAGCAATAATTGTAACTTACAATGCAAGTGTCACTCCTAGGCTGAAGATTAGTAGCTGCAGACTCCAGATGATCTTCCTCCGGGTCTCCACTGCTTCCTTCAACAAGTGAGGTGTTTTCCTCCTCCTTCAGCACAGTTGATGAGACGGAAATACTTTCATCTGCCTCTTCAATTAGTTCCTCAACTGCCCTTTCGGGTGTCTCTTCTGTTGCATTTTTTATTGACCCTTCGGCTGTATTTTCAGATGCCGTCTCTGTTATTTTTCCAGCTGGTTCTTCAGTTGGTGCAACATTTATTTTTTCAGCTGGCTCATCAGTTGGTGTTTCGGTTATCCTTTGAGTGGGTAGTTCAATTGATTTTTCAATTATCTGGTCAGCTGGTTCTTCCATAAGTTTGTCAGTAGGCTTTTCActtggcttctccatcagcttttCATCAGAGTTTCCTTGATACAGAGGTTTCTCCTCTGGCTTCTCTTGATGCAGAGTCTTCTCATCTGGCTTGTCTTGTTGCAGAGGCTTCTCCGAGGCATAAGAATATGTTGAAGTATAAACATTGTTGCTCGGTGTAATGTCAGCCTTTGCTTTGCTGGAACTAAGAGTCTCAGGTTCTGAGATATCAGAGTTCTTCAAAACTCGGTGCCTTGTAGACCTCCTACGGAAGCTCCATCTGCTTTTATCTGATATGGCGTTGTTCTGAAAACAGCGAACATGCACATTAGCGTGAAGTTCAGTAATTGACACGAGGAACAGAGATTGAAAAATCTTCTGTTACTTTCCACACATATAAAAAGAAAACAAGAGAACTGATTGCAAAAGTGGAAGGTATTATTATTTAGGCAATACTTTGTGAGGAAACTACATTGTAAGGTCTATGCACTAATCCATTCCATATCCAAATTTAGGCGTGGAGGCCTATAAACTAATCCATTTCATAGAAAACGGTGCATTACTTTGTGAGGAAACTAAATTGAGCTAATTTAGGCAAAAAAAAATACTTGGTGACAAAGTGCACCGCTTATGCATGTAGATAGTCAGGGAAGACTATAAACCGCAAGCAAAATATCTCTTATTTATTATTAATACTGATGTTCCATTAAAGTGTAATAAACTTTGCGTACTTTTGTCAATTTGAATGAGCTTAACTCCCCTAATTCAATGGGTACAGCTAATGCAAGCTGAGCTGTCAAAAACCAACAACCCGTTCTACCACATGTTGAATTTCATGTTACGCATACAATAACCCACCAACCTAAATGTTAATTTACTCAATACTTTTGTTTTATTTGCAAGAAGACTTGCTCCAGAGTCAGGTAACACCTCCCTATCTTCTAGCGGTCTAGCCTTCGTAGCGGATGTAGTCACCACACCAGTAGGCAGTAGTCCATCTTTAAAACAAAAATGTCAAATCAGGAAGGGACGAGGCTTGAAGTGAAGAGGAGAAAGACAGACGCAACAGGCCGAAGGGGACACAGTGAAAGCACTTGCATAGCAGTGAGAGCACTACGCGGAGCAAACAAAGATAGCAGCATCAGATCCTTCCTTTCTGTGATGCTGCTACATGGGATCAAGACGACAGAAAACAGCA
This portion of the Zea mays cultivar B73 chromosome 2, Zm-B73-REFERENCE-NAM-5.0, whole genome shotgun sequence genome encodes:
- the LOC100272323 gene encoding uncharacterized protein LOC100272323, which translates into the protein MARSKNGCLKILVCAGSGSDPSAGSDADDHPDEENNAISDKSRWSFRRRSTRHRVLKNSDISEPETLSSSKAKADITPSNNVYTSTYSYASEKPLQQDKPDEKTLHQEKPEEKPLYQGNSDEKLMEKPSEKPTDKLMEEPADQIIEKSIELPTQRITETPTDEPAEKINVAPTEEPAGKITETASENTAEGSIKNATEETPERAVEELIEEADESISVSSTVLKEEENTSLVEGSSGDPEEDHLESAATNLQPRSDTCIAREELLNQKDLVKLQAVIRGHLVRKQASESLQCLLAIIKIQGLIRAHQAQHSPGKIQETIVHSSGEKLLRNGFALKLMDNTPTSKSIRIKCDPSESDVTWGWMERWTALIPPITVVHLPEHKENSELMGETVTEQVTEHAQCDEDIVPLDSDLSFPKLVADDVKETVETSDFSALEAPASVPDESPKMEMKHDPESELIETTNADADHVTDQKAENDVDEPFMSLDQQYAQADDASRNPCPLPGKFEPSNEDSGDAYNSEQTLEMEGKRFVARKPCNPAFAAAQLKFEELSTNSTVSRSSSPPHLDGVSKPRMHTPSSQEDYTPKQDGTGIQESSAGHDTKMRIAASECGTEISISSTLDSPDRSEGDGGEIVLEIGALENRNYVTGKADKDSSIVHPGVKDAPEAEAQPQKEVEENGHVPALETEAQPQKEPHTEPEVADLHGQLEKSVTSYATPEGTPMSRTTTIPESHGTPSSEVSVNTKRSRSNKPKSHASKRSLASPGSDSVGRSSTDKFSKESRHAKRESSSSKAAKSDQGDQEPRVSNSNSNPLPSYMQFTESARAKASSPKMSPDVQDSNAARKRHSLPMTNGKHDSSPRMQRSSSSQAPQGVKSSGPSPHSASGGADKRWHI
- the LOC100272323 gene encoding uncharacterized protein isoform X1; translated protein: MEKPSEKPTDKLMEEPADQIIEKSIELPTQRITETPTDEPAEKINVAPTEEPAGKITETASENTAEGSIKNATEETPERAVEELIEEADESISVSSTVLKEEENTSLVEGSSGDPEEDHLESAATNLQPRSDTCIAREELLNQKDLVKLQAVIRGHLVRKQASESLQCLLAIIKIQGLIRAHQAQHSPGKIQETIVHSSGEKLLRNGFALKLMDNTPTSKSIRIKCDPSESDVTWGWMERWTALIPPITVVHLPEHKENSELMGETVTEQVTEHAQCDEDIVPLDSDLSFPKLVADDVKETVETSDFSALEAPASVPDESPKMEMKHDPESELIETTNADADHVTDQKAENDVDEPFMSLDQQYAQADDASRNPCPLPGKFEPSNEDSGDAYNSEQTLEMEGKRFVARKPCNPAFAAAQLKFEELSTNSTVSRSSSPPHLDGVSKPRMHTPSSQEDYTPKQDGTGIQESSAGHDTKMRIAASECGTEISISSTLDSPDRSEGDGGEIVLEIGALENRNYVTGKADKDSSIVHPGVKDAPEAEAQPQKEVEENGHVPALETEAQPQKEPHTEPEVADLHGQLEKSVTSYATPEGTPMSRTTTIPESHGTPSSEVSVNTKRSRSNKPKSHASKRSLASPGSDSVGRSSTDKFSKESRHAKRESSSSKAAKSDQGDQEPRVSNSNSNPLPSYMQFTESARAKASSPKMSPDVQDSNAARKRHSLPMTNGKHDSSPRMQRSSSSQAPQGVKSSGPSPHSASGGADKRWHI